A DNA window from Helianthus annuus cultivar XRQ/B chromosome 15, HanXRQr2.0-SUNRISE, whole genome shotgun sequence contains the following coding sequences:
- the LOC110914242 gene encoding uncharacterized protein LOC110914242 produces MRDKSHEVLAKQVEQLAKEVAQMRGNVGKLPSDTTMNQKHQSSSTSNERNVHISAVSLLPNDEICGVQSIPLPQFVDGVVEDVSDEPESENEQKMISQTKTENITKNSFCENCLNELKPINASKVEERYPPKDKRWENFKQAKINLPLLDNIKKVPAHEECLKELSIEKRHNKLPEPVDLISYVSAVLSSALPQKAQDPGDPLILIQIGTFKINRALLDLGACVSILPGSLYDQYDFGPLKKFGTPVVLADQTPTHPRGMVEDVIVKVDDCYYPVDFLVVDYVRCVEDTQPIVILGIPFLATANAIINCATRTVSMKFGDRELNLNVFSNFTNPLGEDKCPKKDMNPNKKVCAMVGRFGETKKKTVKKKKAKKSPQEKKKEEEVRKFGPFGNNWYESPVGDFEEFVGGKHAIVRYSAL; encoded by the coding sequence ATGAGGGATAAATCTCATGAGGTGTTGGCGAAGCAAGTTGAGCAACTTGCTAAAGAGGTAGCTCAAATGCGGGGAAATGTAGGAAAACTCCCAAGTGACACCACAATGAACCAGAAGCATCAAAGCTCAAGCACGAGCAATGAGAGGAATGTACACATTAGCGCGGTAAGTCTTCTTCCGAATGATGAAATTTGTGGTGTTCAGAGCATTCCACTACCACAATTCGTTGATGGTGTAGTGGAAGATGTAAGTGATGAGCCGGAAAGTGAAAATGAACAAAAAATGATTTCACAAACTAAAActgaaaatataactaaaaattctttttgtgaaaattgtttaaatgaACTTAAACCGATTAATGCATCAAAAGTTGAGGAACGGTACCCACCAAAGGACAAGAGGTGGGAAAATTTTAAACAAGCAAAAATTAATTTACCGTTACTCGATAACATTAAAAAGGTTCCGGCTCATGAGGAATGCTTAAAGGAGTTAAGCATCGAAAAACGGCACAACAAATTACCTGAACCGGTTGATTTGATATCTTATGTTAGTGCTGTTTTATCGAGTGCTCTTCCCCAAAAAGCTCAAGATCCAGGAGATCCTCTTATTCTAATTCAAATTGGAACATTTAAAATTAACAGGGCGCTCCTAGATCTTGGAGCTTGTGTGAGCATCTTGCCCGggagtttgtatgaccaatatgattttggtccattaAAAAAGTTTGGTACTCCCGTGGTATTGGCCGATCAGACTCCCACGCATCCAAGAGGGATGGTGGAGGATGTGATTGTTAAGGTGGATGATTGCTACTACCCAGTTGACTTTTTGGTAGTAGACTATGTTAGGTGTGTTGAGGACACCCAACCGATAGTCATACTGGGTATACCGTTCCTGGCAACTGCTAATGCCATAATAAATTGTGCAACGAGAACGGTAAGCATGAAGTTTGGTGACCGGGAattaaatttaaatgtttttTCAAATTTTACTAACCCACTCGGTGAGGATAAGTGTCCTAAAAAGGACATGAATCCAAACAAAAAGGTATGTGCTATGGTTGGGAGGTTTGGAGAAACAAAGAAGAAGACGGTCAAGaagaagaaggcgaagaagtCACCtcaagaaaagaagaaggaagaagaggtGCGGAAGTTTGGACCGTTTGGCAACAACTGGTATGAATCACCGGTGGGTGATTTTGAGGAGTTCGTGGGCGGCAAGCACGCCATTGTTAGatattccgcactctag